The Anabrus simplex isolate iqAnaSimp1 chromosome 1, ASM4041472v1, whole genome shotgun sequence genome window below encodes:
- the LOC136871861 gene encoding alpha-crystallin B chain-like, producing the protein MSLAPYMLNDFLGDWDIFRPRSLLDQNFGVGLFDEDVLFPQRNSMYFRPWRRMTARDSGVSSIQYDKDGFKANIDVKQFKPEEIVVKTVGDSVLVEGKHEERPDEHGFISREFRRRYKLPKDVDPNTVASKLSSDGILSIEAPRKALPQPEGERVIPITQTGAPAVTQGPNQSAKEQEPMEQ; encoded by the exons ATGTCTCTTGCTCCGTACATGTTGAATGACTTCTTAGGCGACTGGGACATTTTCCGCCCAAGGTCACTTCTTGATCAAAATTTTGGTGTAGGCCTCTTCGACGAAGATGTGCTGTTTCCACAACGTAACTCAATGTACTTCAGACCGTGGCGTCGAATGACCGCCCGTGACAGTGGAGTGTCGAGCATTCAGTACGATAAGGATGGATTCAAG GCTAACATTGATGTGAAACAATTCAAACCTGAGGAAATTGTTGTCAAGACTGTAGGAGATTCCGTCCTGGTTGAAGGAAAGCATGAAGAGAGACCAGACGAGCATGGATTCATCTCGCGCGAATTCCGGAGACGGTATAAGCTGCCCAAGGACGTTGACCCTAATACAGTTGCATCCAAACTCTCTTCCGATGGAATTCTCAGTATTGAAGCACCTCGCAAG gctttGCCTCAACCTGAAGGGGAGCGTGTAATTCCCATCACCCAGACGGGAGCACCTGCTGTCACCCAAGGTCCAAATCAAAGCGCAAAAGAACAGGAACCGATGGAACAGTGA